The sequence below is a genomic window from Saccopteryx leptura isolate mSacLep1 chromosome 3, mSacLep1_pri_phased_curated, whole genome shotgun sequence.
AAAAACTGACAATGTTAGTTTTCAGCATCTCTGCTATCCAAAGCAGGTTCCAATGATTgtaatgttttctgttttccccTTTGAGGTCACATAAAGTTCCACCAAGCACCGTTTGACAGGTGCCTTAGCCTAAGTGGGACGGGTCCCCTGGAGAGAACTCAAGGCCTGCGGAAGTCAGTGGGCAGAGGGTAAGGAGGACGTTGTTGCTCCTACAATCACACCACAGGCAGCTCCTCACCCCACCAAGTTACCAGATTGTCCCTAATTCTCAATATCCCACAGCTCCCAAAGTGCACTTAATTTGATGAGTTCggtcaatttattttaataattttaaaatatgctgctagcccccattttctttcttggtgATCTCGTTTTCACTGACGCAGGTACTTTCTTTGGATCTCTTTGTAAACTCACGTGCTGACAGTATTATTCCTGGTATGTTTCTGAAAGTAAAGAGGAGTGTGTTAGAGTTGAGAGCAGACAGGTGAAGCTGCTGTGCCCCTCATCCCCAGACCCTTGAATCAGGATGTAGATGGAGCAAATAAGTAACTTGATAGACCTGTTTCAAATTATGAGCACCAAAAATCTCCATTTAGAGAAAACTCACCACCACCATTTTTCCATTCACAATTTGTCTTTTGATCGTTGTCTCTTCGCCCAGCCATTTTTGGACATGGACCAGGGAGTCACCATCTAATGTTATGATGGTCTACAAATGCATAGAAGAATCAATTAGAAATAGTCATTCACTacactctaacccaggggtcagaaacctatggctcgcgagccagatgtggctcttttgatggctgcatctggctcgcagacaaatctttaataaaaaaaaatagtaacgttaaaaatataaaacaggccctggctggttagcccagtggtagagcgtcggcctggtgtgagggagtcccgggttcgattcccggccagggcacacaggagaagcgcccatctgcttctccacccctcctcctctccttcctctgtctctctcttcccctctcacagccaaggctccattggagcaaagtttgcccgggcgctgaggatggctctgtggcctctgcctcaggcgctaaaatggctctgattgcggcagagcgatgccccagatgggcagagcatcgccccctggtgggcatgctgggtggatcccggttgggcacatgcaggagtctgtctgactgcctccccgtttccaacttcagaaaaatacaaaaaaaaaatatatatatatatatatctttattatatgcggcttaaatgtctgtttgtcaccgatagcttattggttgcttgcgtaactgtactagccaatggggtgaagttgccacagcattcaaatagtcctgccttctggcatgccacctcacaaattgaggttaaagattggagcaattattatgctgttaagaaatcttaacaccagaaggggtctttgcaatggtacaagactagaggttctccaattgaaaaataatgtcataatagctaagtctttgactggctcctctaaaggtgaaatacatgtcattccaagaattgatttggctccatctcaaacagggttgccgtttcaattgagacatagacaatttcctgtaaaacttgcgtttgctatgaccatcaataagtctcagggccaaacgcttaagcgtgttggcatttttttacctgagcctgcatttggacacagtcaactttatgttgcctattcaagagttcatgaaagaacggacataaaattaaaaataattgatggtcctctgcaaggcgagcttaaaaatgatggaaagatctacacaagaaatgttgtgtacaaagagatctgtgacatgtgaattaacattttattatttaaatcacctttacttATTGAGCTAGCGgcggctcttaagaaatgtaccgccagtggtttccttcattgcactctactttaagcaagtaaacaagtagaagggggaaaccccatggggcagtaagcaaaggggcgttctcgctgcctgccctgggtaattcagtttgaattagcatacacctttgcacaaatcattttaattacaatttgtAATATCTAGAatagcggtcatttcgtatgaccgccaggctttctagtatgtgtgtgtgtgtgtgtgtgtatatatatataaaacattctcatctgTTATAATCCATTCactttctaccgctcatgttcatggttgcgggtggctggagccaatcacagctgtcctctgggacaacaccaaatttttgttggataatgcgtaatgtacacaagTTGTTGtattgttgtatggctctcacggaattacattttaaaatatgtggtgttcatggctctcttagccaaaaaggttcccaacccctgctctaacctaCACACAActactttttaatttctattttgaaatttttcctcCAAAATCTTCAGCTGAGTTCATGTTATAATTTAATACCATCCAACTAGAGAAGTCTCACCTAATGCCCTCCTGTGCCAGACAAGCGGTCCTCAGCAAATGCGGGTAACTGTTTTCCTCAATATGCTTTTTTATACAGCAGCAAAGAGAGATCAGAAAAAATGTGAAAGTGTTAAATTTTTTGGCCCTGTCCAGTGCTAGAGTAATCTGCAAAGAAGATCGTCTTTGGAGGTTGTAGGAATATGCTGTGTGAAGACTTTCAGAGTTGGGGTAAACAATCAGAGACAGTGAGGCACCTgagggtgaaagccctgagtggacGAGAGTCCTGGGGCCCCTCTGACCCTGTGCTGGATACAGTGCAggctggaaacagcaaaaagcaggataagattcagcaacaagaaatgtttaggctctgagaacagagattaggactcagcatgttccttgtcctttacttcacccccctgagaacttctgctgtctgcttccttcagttatttgtactggctaataaatatctgagtaaggctaggGACGAGGCTTCAGTCCTCTGGTCTGCTGACCGGGGATATTGCCTTCCTCGGCCCcttggagcatttcatctggtcccCAAGTTCATTGTCACTGCAACAGGAGATGTGCAACTTTAATGAACAAAACGAGCTGCCCCAGCTGACTTGGTAATTAATCAAAGCAGCTATGAATACACCTTGCCCAACCACCTGTTAGTTCTTTCCTTGACTAGGAAACACCAGGACGGTTTGGTGCCTACCTTCACTTTCCGGTTGTCCATGGTAGTTTCATCAAACTCTTCCCCCAGCTTGAAGGAGATCTCAAAGTTCTTGAAGGAGCGCTCTGTTTTGATGTTCACCTTACCCTCATGGGTACTAATCCAGATAATTGGCTTTGCCAATATAGCTAGGGGCCAGACTGCATGGTCCACTTttataagacagagaaaggagcagCTCTTTTTAGGTCATTTAGGAAGAAGTGCCAACAATCTTTTTGGAAGCCCTCTAACTTAAAAAGAAGGCGTGCTTCCCCCATTGAAGTTTTGGATGAAGTGTGGTACTTTCTTTAACCTCTCTGTGACAGCTAAATTGAACCAGACCCTCCCAATCAGAAAGCATGTCCAGTAATTATACTTGTCAATTTGCAAAGCTAGCTTCACTTTTTTGAGCCTCTATTCATCTAAAATGAGCATATGTGTGGTGCCTTTCAGGTGACCAGATCTTGGTGGAGGGGCACTGAGAcactcattttagagatgagagcaCGCTGTCCCACAGAGGCAGGGAGGCGCATTCCGGGTGATGTGTCTGGTAAGTGTCATAGCTGAGACTGAAACACAGAGCAATGCCGGTGGTCAAGGCCAGGTAAATGGTAGAGAAAATGAGGAGCCAGAAAGccttgggccattcccatttaatagagtcttacAATGGcaatgagcaagcaggcaggggaaaccacttctcaggcaaacagcaaACTGGCGCCTCAcaatggtgggcaggcaatccacaatcctccctaagggcaagcacccatagccttacatagacaatacacacatggtgctgccatgtgctcatgcactaatcaagcaaagtgcaaatgagcaagcctaacacactgtttgcccaacattccacccctttagggtggctcgcttcacaatctacacaGCAGCTATCTTCTGTGTTCATCCCTGTGTGAAGAGTgaagtacattacataaacagactacagcaacagcacaagttatacaattacattagttacaaaggtgcccttcacaatgactccctgagcactctgcctaGGAAGTTAACTGGAAtcccacctctagccccctaccaCACAGTAGGTGTGAgcgcctgtatagtccagggctatgtccattgaagaaagtgtcttggtgtgtctctgcaactggatAGGAACAGCTTCCAAGCCCcacccatcagggtctctcagaGTACTGTCCCCAAGCTGCATGCCCACccagcaagggagccagtgcccttctctggtcgcagtccaagagtccattatactgctcaatgatcagtccacgatagacagcccagctgtctgtgcaaattacCCAGGGTGgaagtccattacaggcaactagccatacagctcacTATTAACAGATCCCAAcacctttccataagtgctctgtctgttgccacaagccccatctaaacccctcagaggtccaagctcacaggacctggcagggtcaaacacattcaaggcctgtgctgccttgacagttctcttagctgcaaaaaataaaaataaataaataaaataaaaagaaaagcactcattaccttctaatgccaatacCTGCTGCACATTGAAGGGGACTAATAGATTGCCAATTCCACATGGAGCCACTGGCCCCTGCCCATCTTTGTTATATGAGTTCCTTGGCCTTCTCCCTCTTCAAACTGGGACAACGAATCTTGGGGATCCTTCTGTCTCTCAGCTGTCACCAACAAGTAATCCTGCAGCCATGCAacctgaacaccagccattttcttcACAACTACCGGGCTACCTGCTTCCccctttttcagcagctggaacctctgttccagTTCAAGCTGCCATCAAAGCTCTAACAGGattttattagacctgccatccaatttctccctatctgccctggTCACAATTAAATCTACCCACACCTGTGTTTGGGTGACCTTTACAAGCCTATTTCTCTTGATAATTAGGTGAGGGGGCAATGTG
It includes:
- the LOC136397983 gene encoding fatty acid-binding protein 9-like, which produces MVETFLGTWELEHSENFEEYLGQLVVSPSLDHAVWPLAILAKPIIWISTHEGKVNIKTERSFKNFEISFKLGEEFDETTMDNRKVKTIITLDGDSLVHVQKWLGEETTIKRQIVNGKMVVKHTRNNTVST